From a single Aggregatilinea lenta genomic region:
- a CDS encoding ArsA family ATPase yields the protein MSGSNHDNHRSSTDAQHSMRIIVHTGKGGVGKTSISAATALRCAELGLRTIVISTDTAHSLADSLDMKIGPEPVPVTDNLWAQEVDARYSMDKYWGRIQNYALDVLNTRGVQDIVAEEVTILPGLEEGAHLLWINKYAEEGEFDVLIVDAAPTAETLRLLSLPDTSRWWFQRIMGLMRGAGRVLRPFSKPLIGANLPDTDTLDSIDGLFNTLDKVRKLLADPAHSSLRLVINPERMVIKETQRTYTYLNLYGYSVDAVLLNRVIPDEVSDPYFARRKAQQRENIEFIGEAFGQLPMLQAPMFGEEVGGLDSLRRLADALYGDRNPAEVLSTEQTHWIESDGKSGYYLIVALPFVEKSDLDLYRASDELTLRVGPYRRNIVLPYALWNLEIENARFEQSRLRIHFIRPAGDAAAH from the coding sequence ATGAGCGGATCAAACCACGACAACCATCGCAGCAGCACCGACGCACAACACTCGATGCGCATCATCGTGCATACCGGCAAAGGCGGCGTGGGTAAGACGAGTATTTCCGCCGCAACTGCACTGCGCTGCGCCGAGCTGGGCCTGCGCACGATTGTGATCTCGACCGACACCGCGCACTCCCTCGCCGACTCGCTCGACATGAAGATCGGGCCGGAACCGGTCCCCGTGACGGACAACCTGTGGGCGCAGGAAGTGGACGCCCGCTACTCGATGGACAAGTATTGGGGGCGCATCCAGAATTACGCCCTCGACGTTCTGAATACGCGCGGCGTGCAGGATATCGTTGCGGAGGAAGTGACGATCCTGCCCGGCCTGGAAGAAGGCGCGCACCTGCTCTGGATCAACAAGTACGCCGAGGAAGGCGAGTTCGACGTGCTGATCGTGGACGCTGCGCCGACCGCCGAAACGCTGCGCCTGCTCAGTCTGCCCGATACGTCGCGCTGGTGGTTCCAGCGCATCATGGGTCTGATGCGCGGGGCCGGGCGCGTGCTGCGGCCCTTCTCGAAACCGCTGATTGGCGCGAACCTGCCCGACACGGACACGCTCGACAGCATCGACGGGCTGTTCAACACGCTCGACAAGGTGCGCAAGCTGCTGGCCGACCCGGCCCACAGCAGTCTGCGGCTGGTGATCAACCCCGAACGCATGGTGATCAAAGAGACGCAGCGCACGTACACGTATCTGAACCTGTACGGCTACTCCGTGGACGCCGTGCTGCTCAACCGCGTGATCCCCGACGAAGTGAGCGATCCGTACTTCGCGCGGCGCAAGGCGCAGCAGCGCGAGAACATCGAGTTCATTGGCGAGGCGTTTGGCCAGCTTCCCATGTTGCAAGCGCCCATGTTCGGCGAAGAGGTCGGCGGGCTGGACAGCCTGCGGCGGCTGGCGGATGCGCTTTACGGCGACCGCAACCCGGCGGAGGTGCTTTCCACCGAGCAAACGCACTGGATCGAATCTGACGGCAAAAGCGGGTACTATCTGATCGTCGCGCTGCCTTTCGTCGAAAAGAGCGATCTCGACCTGTACCGCGCCTCGGATGAGCTGACACTGCGCGTCGGCCCGTACCGGCGCAATATTGTGCTGCCCTATGCGCTGTGGAACCTAGAGATCGAAAATGCCCGATTCGAACAATCCCGGCTTCGCATCCACTTTATCCGGCCTGCCGGAGACGCCGCCGCGCACTGA
- a CDS encoding sodium:calcium antiporter, whose product MIWLEFIGSSLLIVFAATRLAGYGDAISIRTRMGGLFVGTLLMAGATSLPELLTSINAINQGVPNLTVGNIFGSCMFNMFLLAMIDLLYRRLHILRRLAITHALSGGLALLLIGLSVFFILAQVDITVGWVGLDSIVLIALYLFGTRILFGGNRESGAGDPPAPEDFEGVPTLRRAGIGFVLAALALVAITPLLVSSSTGIAEATGLSTGFVGIALVGIITSLPEVVTTVQASRIGAYDLAAGNLFGSNIFNIFTLGLTDLFYVDGRFLAEVSDIMSIAGMLALIVTNLALLGNLVRHLAWGETRRQIVELDAALIVVVYLLGMWLLYSRGLIG is encoded by the coding sequence ATGATCTGGCTGGAATTTATCGGAAGCTCGCTGCTGATCGTCTTCGCCGCAACCAGGCTCGCCGGGTATGGCGACGCGATCTCGATCCGTACGCGGATGGGCGGCCTGTTCGTCGGCACACTGTTGATGGCGGGCGCGACCTCGCTGCCGGAACTGCTGACCTCGATCAACGCCATCAACCAGGGCGTGCCGAACCTGACAGTGGGCAACATCTTCGGCAGCTGCATGTTCAATATGTTCCTGCTGGCGATGATCGATCTGCTGTACCGCCGCCTGCACATCCTGCGGCGGCTGGCGATCACGCACGCGCTCAGTGGCGGGTTGGCGTTGCTGTTGATCGGACTGTCTGTCTTCTTCATCCTGGCCCAGGTCGATATCACCGTCGGCTGGGTGGGTCTGGACAGCATCGTCCTGATCGCGTTGTACCTGTTCGGCACGCGCATCCTGTTTGGCGGCAACCGCGAGAGCGGGGCAGGCGATCCGCCCGCACCGGAGGATTTTGAGGGTGTGCCGACGCTGCGCCGGGCCGGGATCGGCTTCGTGCTGGCGGCGCTGGCGCTGGTGGCGATCACGCCGCTGCTGGTCAGCAGCTCGACGGGGATCGCCGAGGCCACCGGCCTCTCGACCGGCTTCGTGGGGATCGCGCTGGTCGGTATTATTACCTCGCTGCCCGAAGTCGTCACGACCGTACAGGCGTCGCGCATTGGTGCGTATGATCTGGCGGCGGGTAACCTGTTTGGTAGCAACATCTTCAACATCTTCACGCTGGGCCTGACCGATCTTTTTTACGTGGATGGGCGGTTCCTGGCCGAAGTCAGCGACATCATGAGCATCGCGGGCATGTTGGCGCTGATCGTCACCAATCTGGCCCTGCTTGGGAATCTGGTGCGTCATCTGGCCTGGGGCGAAACGCGCCGCCAGATCGTCGAACTGGACGCCGCGCTGATCGTGGTGGTCTACCTGCTGGGCATGTGGCTGCTCTACAGCCGGGGCCTCATCGGCTGA